AATTCTGGTTCTAAATATCCATATACCATCGATGTTACAAGTGAAATCGGTGATTTGAAACAAGGATTCTCAGTAAGTATTGAGGTCAAGAATAAGAGTAAAGCCATTTTGGTTCCTCTAACAAGTGTTGTGACTGAAAATGATAAGAACTATGTCTGGGTACTTGACGAGCAGAAAAAGGCCAAGAAAGTGGAAGTTGGTTTGGGCAATGCTGATGCAGACAACCAAGAAATCACTTCAGGTCTGACAAATGGAGTCAAGGTCATCAGTAACCCAACGTCTTCTCTAGAGGAAGGAAAAGAGGTGAAGGCTGATGAAGCAACTAATTAGTCTAAAAAATATCTGCAGGAGTTACCGTAATGGTGACCAAGAACTGCAGGTTCTCAAAAATATCAACCTAGAAGTGAATGAGGGTGAATTTGTTGCCATCATGGGACCATCTGGTTCGGGTAAGTCTACTCTCATGAATACGATTGGCATGTTGGATACACCAAGTAGTGGAGAGTATTATCTTGAAGGTCAAGAAGTGGCTGGATTGGGTGAAAAACAACTAGCCAAGGTCCGCAACCAACAAATCGGTTTTGTCTTTCAGCAGTTCTTTCTTCTATCCAAACTTAATGCTCTGCAAAATGTAGAATTGCCCTTGATTTACGCAGGAGTTTCGGCTTCAAAACGGCGCAAGTTAGCTGAGGAATATCTTGATAAGGTTGAATTGACTGAGCGTAGTCACCATTTACCTTCAGAATTATCTGGTGGTCAAAAGCAACGTGTGGCTATTGCGCGTGCCTTGGTAAACAATCCTTCTATTATCCTAGCAGACGAACCGACAGGAGCCTTGGATACCAAAACAGGTAACCAAATCATGCAACTATTGCTTGAACTAAATAAAGAAGGAAAAACTATTATCATGGTAACGCATGAGCCTGAAATCGCTGCTTATGCCAAACGCCAGATTGTCATTCGCGATGGAGTTATTTCATCTGACAGTGCGCAGTTAGAAAAGGAGGAAAACTAAGATGCAGAATCTGAAATTTGCCTTTTCATCTATCATGGCACATAAGATGCGCTCTTTTCTTACTATGATTGGGATTATTATCGGTGTTTCATCAGTTGTTGTGATTATGGCTCTAGGTGATTCCCTATCTCGTCAACTCAACAAAGATATGACCAAATCTCAGAAGAATATTAGTGTCTTTTTCTCTTCTAAAAAAAGTAAAGATGGGTCTTTTACTCAGAAACAATCAGCTTTTACGGTTTCTGGAAAAGAAGAGGAAGTTCATGTTGAACCGCCAAAACCGCAAGAATCCTGGGTTAAAGAGGCAGCCAAACTCAAGGGAGTGGATAATTACTATGTAACCAACTCAACGAACGCCATCTTGACTTATAAAGATAAAAAGGTTGAAAATGCCAATTTGACAGGCGGGAATAG
Above is a genomic segment from Streptococcus sp. SN-1 containing:
- a CDS encoding ABC transporter ATP-binding protein encodes the protein MKQLISLKNICRSYRNGDQELQVLKNINLEVNEGEFVAIMGPSGSGKSTLMNTIGMLDTPSSGEYYLEGQEVAGLGEKQLAKVRNQQIGFVFQQFFLLSKLNALQNVELPLIYAGVSASKRRKLAEEYLDKVELTERSHHLPSELSGGQKQRVAIARALVNNPSIILADEPTGALDTKTGNQIMQLLLELNKEGKTIIMVTHEPEIAAYAKRQIVIRDGVISSDSAQLEKEEN